The Agromyces atrinae genome window below encodes:
- a CDS encoding MarR family winged helix-turn-helix transcriptional regulator has translation MSDERQAAHGGLPGEGIPAETIARIEQALIALRHDRRRGGPGGFGGPGFGGPGFGGPGGFGMRGAGPRGGAWGPGFGRGRGEHEHGEADGGDTSHDHANHAHEHHGRGPAAFRHMARIRLLEVLDARGATDAPAPSISELAALIGVDQPRASRLVQGAQREGLVRRTVDPRDARRSVIQLTAAGERALDESRESRRGAVRNGLAGFTPAEAEQFADLLARFAAGRAEA, from the coding sequence ATGTCGGACGAACGTCAAGCCGCTCACGGCGGGCTCCCAGGTGAGGGCATCCCCGCCGAGACCATCGCGCGCATCGAGCAGGCGCTCATCGCGCTCCGGCACGACCGTCGACGCGGTGGCCCGGGCGGGTTCGGCGGCCCCGGATTCGGCGGGCCGGGCTTCGGCGGACCCGGCGGCTTCGGGATGCGCGGCGCGGGCCCCCGGGGCGGAGCGTGGGGTCCCGGGTTCGGCCGTGGCCGCGGCGAGCACGAACACGGCGAAGCCGACGGCGGCGACACGTCGCACGACCACGCGAACCACGCGCACGAGCATCACGGCCGGGGCCCTGCGGCCTTCCGCCACATGGCGCGCATCCGGCTGCTCGAGGTGCTCGACGCGCGCGGCGCCACCGACGCTCCGGCCCCCTCGATCAGCGAACTCGCGGCGCTCATCGGCGTCGATCAGCCGCGTGCGAGCCGCCTCGTGCAGGGCGCTCAGCGCGAGGGGCTCGTGCGGCGCACGGTCGATCCGCGTGATGCGCGTCGCAGCGTCATCCAACTGACCGCCGCCGGCGAGAGGGCGCTCGACGAATCACGCGAGTCGCGACGCGGGGCCGTGCGCAACGGACTCGCGGGCTTCACCCCCGCCGAGGCCGAGCAGTTCGCCGACCTCCTCGCGCGCTTCGCCGCGGGCCGCGCCGAAGCGTAG
- a CDS encoding MFS transporter, with product MSEPEGEGAPRNFPPTPLTRADGAAATIGIDTAQVEAVAAQGARKGRIVAWGLWDWGSAAFNAVVTTFVFTVYLTSSGFGNPEESNIALSIAIAGAGIIVAVLAPVIGQRSDTSGHRKRWLAVNTFIVVVAIALMYFVYPAPEFLWFGLGLLAVGTVFFELASVNYNAMLAQVSTPRSIGRVSGLGWGLGYVGGIVLLLIVYFGLIQPDVGEDGFAVRMSMLIAAVWFALFALPVLFAVPEFTPPPSAARERVGIVDSYRRLFRDIRRLWKDSRQTVWFLLASAVFRDGLTGVFTFGGVLAGTVFGFTPGEVIIFAIAANVVAGISTITVGLLDDKLGAKPVIITALIGLIISGMLVFLLHDGGQIVFWTAGLALCIFVGPAQSASRTFLARLIPAGREGEVFGLYATTGRAAVWMSPTMYGLFIAIFGGAHFGILGIVLVLVVGLALLIPVQAKQAQLR from the coding sequence ATGAGCGAGCCCGAAGGCGAAGGCGCCCCGCGCAACTTCCCGCCCACACCCCTGACCCGGGCGGATGGCGCGGCAGCGACCATCGGCATCGACACCGCTCAGGTCGAGGCCGTCGCGGCGCAAGGCGCGCGCAAGGGCAGGATCGTCGCGTGGGGTCTGTGGGACTGGGGCTCCGCCGCGTTCAACGCCGTCGTCACGACGTTCGTCTTCACCGTCTACCTGACGAGTTCCGGATTCGGGAACCCCGAGGAGTCGAACATCGCGCTGAGCATCGCGATCGCCGGTGCGGGCATCATCGTCGCCGTGCTCGCACCGGTGATCGGGCAGCGCAGCGACACGTCGGGGCACCGCAAGCGCTGGCTCGCGGTCAACACGTTCATCGTCGTCGTCGCGATCGCGCTCATGTACTTCGTGTACCCGGCGCCCGAGTTCCTGTGGTTCGGCCTCGGGCTGCTCGCCGTCGGCACCGTCTTCTTCGAGCTCGCGAGCGTCAACTACAACGCGATGCTCGCCCAGGTCTCGACGCCGCGCTCGATCGGACGCGTCAGCGGCCTCGGCTGGGGACTCGGCTACGTCGGCGGCATCGTGCTGCTGCTCATCGTCTACTTCGGCCTCATCCAGCCGGATGTCGGCGAGGACGGCTTCGCGGTGCGCATGTCGATGCTCATCGCGGCGGTCTGGTTCGCCCTCTTCGCGCTTCCCGTGCTGTTCGCCGTGCCCGAGTTCACGCCCCCGCCCAGCGCGGCTCGTGAGCGCGTGGGGATCGTCGATTCGTATCGTCGCCTCTTCCGCGACATCCGTCGTCTCTGGAAGGACAGCCGCCAGACGGTCTGGTTCCTGCTCGCGAGCGCGGTGTTCCGCGACGGCCTCACCGGTGTCTTCACCTTCGGCGGCGTGCTCGCCGGCACGGTCTTCGGCTTCACGCCCGGCGAGGTCATCATCTTCGCGATCGCCGCGAACGTCGTCGCGGGTATCTCGACGATCACCGTCGGCCTCCTCGACGACAAGCTCGGCGCGAAGCCCGTGATCATCACGGCCCTCATCGGCCTCATCATCTCGGGCATGCTCGTCTTCCTGCTGCACGACGGCGGCCAGATCGTGTTCTGGACGGCGGGCCTCGCGCTCTGCATCTTCGTCGGCCCCGCCCAGTCGGCGAGCCGCACGTTCCTCGCGCGCCTCATCCCGGCCGGGCGCGAGGGCGAGGTGTTCGGCCTCTACGCGACCACGGGTCGCGCGGCGGTGTGGATGTCGCCCACGATGTACGGCCTCTTCATCGCGATCTTCGGCGGCGCGCACTTCGGCATTCTCGGCATCGTGCTCGTGCTCGTCGTGGGCCTCGCGCTGCTCATCCCGGTGCAGGCGAAGCAGGCGCAGCTGCGCTGA
- a CDS encoding NAD(P)/FAD-dependent oxidoreductase, giving the protein MTLTHDVLIIGGGTAGQSAALMLTRAGRRVAIIDAGEPRNGVVEHMHAVLGHDGVKPTDLLARGRRDIEGYGGEFVDGRAVTAAPVDGGFAATLDGGDTLTARRLIVTTGLRDELPAIPGLREQWGRGVVTCPYCDGYEVRGRRIGVLATSAGGVHQAQLLRQWSPQVTYFENATGMPEAEVAAGFAARGVTVEPGPVAEVISTDGVLTAVVLADGRSVAIDSIFTAPTLVPNGTLLADLGAELTESPIGTVVAVDAFGATSVPGVWAAGNVVNPMANVPVSMGAGSMAGAAVNANLVQDDIARAVASGHPPFTTQG; this is encoded by the coding sequence ATGACCCTCACACACGACGTCCTCATCATCGGCGGCGGCACCGCCGGCCAGAGCGCCGCCCTCATGCTCACCCGCGCGGGCCGCCGCGTCGCGATCATCGACGCGGGCGAACCGCGGAACGGCGTGGTGGAACACATGCACGCCGTGCTCGGCCACGACGGCGTGAAGCCGACCGACCTGCTCGCCCGCGGCCGCCGCGACATCGAGGGATACGGCGGCGAGTTCGTCGACGGCCGCGCGGTCACGGCGGCGCCCGTCGACGGCGGATTCGCCGCGACCCTCGACGGCGGCGACACCCTCACCGCGCGGCGCCTCATCGTGACGACCGGACTCCGCGACGAGCTCCCGGCGATCCCGGGCCTCCGCGAGCAGTGGGGCCGCGGCGTCGTCACGTGCCCGTACTGCGACGGCTACGAGGTGCGCGGTCGGCGCATCGGCGTGCTCGCGACGAGCGCGGGCGGGGTGCACCAGGCTCAGCTGCTGCGCCAGTGGTCGCCGCAGGTCACGTACTTCGAGAACGCCACGGGGATGCCGGAGGCCGAGGTCGCCGCAGGATTCGCGGCCCGCGGCGTGACCGTCGAGCCGGGCCCGGTCGCCGAGGTGATCTCCACCGACGGTGTGCTCACCGCGGTCGTGCTCGCCGACGGCCGGAGCGTCGCGATCGACTCGATCTTCACCGCGCCGACGCTCGTGCCGAACGGCACCCTGCTCGCCGACCTCGGCGCCGAGCTCACCGAGTCGCCGATCGGCACGGTCGTCGCCGTCGATGCCTTCGGCGCGACGAGCGTGCCGGGTGTCTGGGCAGCCGGCAACGTCGTCAACCCGATGGCCAACGTTCCCGTCTCGATGGGCGCGGGATCGATGGCGGGCGCCGCGGTCAACGCGAACCTCGTGCAGGACGACATCGCGCGCGCCGTCGCGTCGGGACACCCGCCGTTCACCACTCAGGGCTAG
- a CDS encoding helix-turn-helix domain-containing protein, producing the protein MTPSPAAQLGARLRALRLSRDVTQAQLSAAIGISESTLSRLESGGRKATLDMLLALAGYYEVSLDELVHAPATADPRVIQRPFTQSGSTIVPLGKPHGGLQAFKQIITRSDASTWTQKTHEGFDWIYVLSGRLRLLLGEHDLVLSPGEAAEFDTRVPHAFGSADGEPVEVLSLFGTHGERMHVRASTTPPTGANAPS; encoded by the coding sequence ATGACGCCCTCACCCGCCGCCCAACTCGGTGCGCGACTCCGCGCCCTGCGACTCAGCCGCGACGTGACGCAGGCGCAGCTCTCGGCCGCGATCGGCATCTCCGAGAGCACGCTCTCGCGGCTCGAGTCGGGCGGGCGGAAGGCGACGCTCGACATGCTGCTGGCGCTCGCCGGGTACTACGAAGTGAGCCTCGACGAGCTCGTGCATGCTCCGGCAACGGCCGATCCGCGCGTCATCCAGCGCCCCTTCACGCAGTCCGGGTCGACGATCGTCCCCCTCGGCAAGCCGCACGGCGGTCTGCAGGCGTTCAAGCAGATCATCACGCGGAGCGACGCGTCGACGTGGACCCAGAAGACCCACGAGGGGTTCGACTGGATCTACGTGCTGAGCGGGCGGCTGCGCCTGCTGCTCGGCGAGCACGACCTCGTGCTCTCACCCGGCGAGGCGGCCGAGTTCGACACGCGTGTTCCCCACGCGTTCGGCAGCGCCGACGGCGAACCGGTCGAGGTGCTGAGCCTCTTCGGCACCCACGGCGAACGCATGCACGTGCGCGCGAGCACGACGCCGCCTACGGGAGCGAACGCACCGAGCTGA